One segment of Neobacillus endophyticus DNA contains the following:
- a CDS encoding uroporphyrinogen-III synthase, giving the protein MDKGLIGKKVVICGSRKIEEVSTIIDKQGGIPLIRPMQGTVFLAEKEVEPELVKFMEEGAHWVIFTTSIGLEALLNLAEKLSLKEEFLIRIQEAKVAARGYKTKAALKKLGINPIAVDDDGTTKGLISALENHSFSGNKVMIQLHGEEAPALSSFLKNKGAVIQKLLPYQHIAPEDAVVEQLCHEIKSNQCDAVCFTTATQVHSLFNYARVHTIYEEIVEQFNRNIIAAAIGKVTAEALREVGVDRLLVPENERIGALIIELSQYYKGCQK; this is encoded by the coding sequence ATGGATAAGGGATTAATTGGTAAGAAAGTGGTCATTTGCGGTTCGCGAAAAATAGAAGAGGTCAGCACAATAATTGACAAACAGGGAGGCATTCCACTTATACGCCCCATGCAAGGAACGGTTTTTTTAGCCGAAAAGGAAGTTGAACCTGAACTCGTCAAATTTATGGAGGAAGGTGCTCATTGGGTCATATTTACCACCAGTATCGGTCTTGAAGCGCTTCTTAATCTGGCAGAAAAGTTGAGTCTTAAAGAAGAATTTTTGATTCGTATTCAGGAGGCAAAGGTTGCGGCAAGAGGATATAAAACAAAAGCTGCATTAAAAAAATTGGGAATTAATCCGATTGCAGTAGATGATGATGGCACGACCAAAGGGCTGATTTCAGCACTTGAAAATCATTCCTTCAGCGGTAATAAAGTAATGATCCAACTTCATGGCGAAGAAGCTCCTGCCTTATCATCATTTTTGAAAAACAAGGGAGCGGTCATTCAAAAATTGCTGCCATATCAGCATATTGCACCTGAAGATGCAGTAGTTGAACAATTATGTCATGAAATTAAATCCAATCAATGTGATGCAGTCTGTTTTACAACCGCAACCCAAGTGCATTCTTTATTTAATTATGCAAGAGTACATACCATTTATGAGGAAATTGTTGAACAATTTAACCGAAATATTATAGCAGCTGCCATTGGCAAGGTAACGGCCGAAGCTTTAAGAGAAGTTGGAGTCGATCGGCTGCTTGTTCCGGAAAATGAAAGAATCGGGGCATTGATCATAGAACTATCGCAATATTATAAAGGATGTCAAAAATAG